One window from the genome of [Clostridium] celerecrescens 18A encodes:
- the tyrS gene encoding tyrosine--tRNA ligase codes for MKIYDELKARGLIAQVTNEEEISKMVNEGKAVFYIGFDPTADSLHVGHFMALCLMKRLQEAGNKPIALIGGGTGMVGDPSGRSDLRQVMTVETIQHNCDCFKKQMSRFIDFSEGKALMVNNADWLLNLNYIDFLREVGPHFSVNRMLTAECYKQRMEKGLSFLEFNYMIMQSFDFYELFNRYGCNMQFGGDDQWSNMLGGTELIRRKLGKDAHAMTITLLLNSEGNKMGKTQSGAVWLDPEKTTPFDFFQYWRNIADADVLKCLRMLTFLPIEQINEMDSWEGSQLNEAKEILAYELTNLVHGEEEAERARESARALFTGGNAADMPTCELEEADFTDGSIDILAILQKSGLAPTRSEARRNVEQGGVTVEGETVSDVKAVFAKEQFSGDGMIVKRGKKKFVRVIAK; via the coding sequence ATGAAAATTTATGACGAATTGAAAGCCCGCGGCCTGATCGCCCAGGTGACGAATGAAGAAGAAATCAGCAAAATGGTAAATGAAGGAAAAGCCGTATTTTACATCGGATTTGATCCCACGGCCGACAGCCTTCACGTTGGTCATTTTATGGCCCTGTGCTTAATGAAGCGCCTTCAGGAGGCAGGCAATAAGCCCATCGCCCTGATCGGAGGCGGAACCGGTATGGTTGGAGATCCTTCCGGAAGAAGCGACCTTCGGCAGGTGATGACAGTGGAAACGATCCAGCATAACTGTGACTGTTTTAAAAAGCAGATGAGCCGTTTTATCGACTTTTCGGAAGGAAAGGCTCTTATGGTTAATAATGCAGACTGGCTTCTTAACTTAAATTACATTGATTTCCTCAGAGAGGTTGGCCCCCATTTTTCCGTCAACCGCATGCTGACCGCGGAATGCTATAAGCAGCGTATGGAAAAAGGCTTAAGCTTCCTGGAATTCAACTACATGATCATGCAGAGCTTTGACTTCTATGAGCTGTTCAACCGTTACGGCTGCAACATGCAGTTTGGAGGAGATGACCAGTGGAGCAATATGCTTGGCGGCACAGAGCTGATCCGCCGGAAGCTGGGAAAAGATGCTCATGCAATGACCATCACCCTGCTACTAAATTCCGAGGGAAATAAGATGGGGAAAACCCAGTCCGGCGCTGTATGGCTTGATCCGGAAAAGACGACTCCTTTTGACTTTTTCCAGTACTGGAGAAACATTGCCGATGCAGATGTGTTAAAATGCCTGCGTATGCTTACCTTCCTTCCCATTGAGCAGATTAACGAGATGGACAGCTGGGAAGGCAGCCAGTTAAATGAAGCAAAAGAAATCCTTGCCTATGAGCTGACCAATCTGGTTCATGGGGAAGAGGAAGCGGAAAGAGCAAGAGAGAGTGCCAGAGCGCTGTTTACCGGCGGCAATGCGGCAGATATGCCGACCTGTGAGCTGGAAGAGGCAGATTTTACGGACGGAAGCATTGACATCCTGGCCATTCTACAGAAATCCGGTCTGGCTCCTACCCGTTCCGAAGCAAGACGCAATGTGGAACAGGGAGGAGTAACCGTAGAAGGCGAAACTGTTTCCGATGTGAAAGCCGTTTTTGCAAAAGAACAGTTTTCCGGAGATGGGATGATCGTAAAACGCGGTAAGAAAAAGTTTGTAAGAGTAATTGCTAAATAA
- a CDS encoding HD-GYP domain-containing protein — protein sequence MQIQYTKSFNNKGVLGIIRRFCNYIDPRLTEHGSHVAYIISRMLQDTGQYTKQELRDICFLAQLHDIGAYKTEEISRMLQFETDDIWDHSFYGYLFIRYFSPLKEFAPAVLLHHITWNFLEQGDEPSTKLKDLSQILHIADRIDVSMSLEKRSWEETLQLITQGTNNVFAPHIVDLADRLDFKDSIENEWRKDSEYFDFLTSIPLSEEETTEYLKMLVFIIDFRSHYTVTHTITTTSISYELGKLLSLSEDQLNLVLCGSLLHDLGKIAIPVEILEYPGTLSQKAMEVMRTHVNFTEKIFGGSIDKTIERIALRHHEKLNGTGYPKRLKAEDLTTEERLVAIADIISALTGARSYKDSFPTDDILSILTRMKYDGLLDESIVDLAAEHLDDILDTTLIRCKPILSIYEKLRKEYETLPKFESYDEKLHFALTLRDPELLPSWP from the coding sequence ATGCAAATCCAATATACGAAGAGTTTTAATAATAAAGGCGTCTTAGGCATAATCCGGCGCTTCTGTAATTATATTGATCCACGGCTGACGGAACACGGTTCCCACGTGGCCTATATCATTTCCCGTATGCTGCAGGATACCGGACAATATACGAAGCAGGAGCTTCGGGATATCTGTTTTTTGGCCCAGCTTCATGATATCGGAGCATACAAAACAGAAGAAATCTCCAGGATGCTTCAATTTGAAACCGATGATATATGGGATCATTCCTTCTACGGATATCTTTTCATACGATATTTTTCTCCCCTCAAGGAATTCGCTCCTGCTGTACTCTTACACCATATCACCTGGAATTTTCTGGAACAGGGAGATGAACCCAGCACGAAATTAAAAGATCTATCACAAATCCTTCACATTGCAGACCGCATTGATGTCTCCATGTCACTGGAAAAGCGTTCCTGGGAGGAAACCCTCCAGCTGATCACCCAGGGAACGAATAACGTATTTGCCCCTCATATCGTAGATCTTGCAGACAGGCTTGACTTTAAAGATTCCATTGAAAATGAATGGAGAAAAGATTCAGAATACTTCGACTTTTTAACCAGCATTCCACTTTCCGAAGAAGAGACTACGGAATATTTGAAAATGCTGGTCTTTATCATTGATTTTAGAAGTCATTACACGGTAACCCATACCATAACCACAACCAGCATCAGCTATGAGCTTGGAAAACTCCTGTCCTTAAGTGAGGATCAATTAAACCTGGTTCTCTGCGGCTCACTGCTGCACGATCTGGGTAAAATCGCCATTCCTGTGGAAATTCTTGAGTATCCAGGAACATTAAGCCAAAAGGCCATGGAAGTCATGCGGACCCATGTAAATTTCACGGAAAAAATATTTGGCGGCAGCATTGATAAAACCATTGAGCGCATCGCACTGCGTCATCATGAAAAACTAAATGGAACCGGTTATCCGAAAAGGCTGAAAGCCGAGGATTTAACTACGGAAGAACGCCTGGTGGCCATTGCCGATATCATCAGCGCCTTAACAGGTGCCAGAAGCTATAAGGATTCCTTTCCAACAGACGACATCCTGTCCATCCTCACCCGGATGAAATATGACGGCCTCCTGGATGAATCCATTGTTGACCTGGCAGCGGAACATCTTGATGATATCCTTGATACCACCTTAATCCGGTGTAAGCCCATATTAAGCATTTATGAGAAGCTGAGAAAAGAATATGAAACTCTGCCTAAATTTGAATCTTACGATGAAAAGCTTCACTTTGCGCTTACCTTAAGAGATCCTGAGCTTTTGCCGTCCTGGCCATGA
- the treR gene encoding trehalose operon repressor, with product MESKYRRLYKELLEKIEKREYRPGDKLPAEGELMEIYGASRDTVRKALGLLEEDGCIRKARGKAAEVLDKSKFNFPVSEIASFKEIYRYSDSRPRTFVENLEIVKNDKKLMEALQIGPEDEAFVLERVREIDGEKIIIDKDYFSRKVVENLPLRAAQDSVYEYLENEQGLKIGFAMKEITVHTATDEDYRLLDMGRYDMVVVVKSYTYLEDSTLFQYTESRHRPDKFKFVDFARRKL from the coding sequence ATGGAAAGTAAATACAGGCGTCTTTATAAGGAGCTGCTTGAAAAAATAGAAAAGCGGGAATACCGTCCGGGAGACAAGCTTCCGGCGGAAGGAGAGCTGATGGAGATATACGGTGCATCCCGTGACACTGTCCGCAAAGCCCTGGGGCTTTTGGAAGAAGATGGCTGCATCCGCAAAGCCAGGGGAAAGGCCGCCGAGGTGTTGGATAAGAGCAAGTTTAATTTTCCGGTATCGGAGATAGCAAGCTTTAAGGAAATCTACCGCTATTCAGATTCCAGGCCCAGAACCTTTGTGGAGAATTTAGAAATTGTAAAAAATGATAAGAAGTTGATGGAAGCCCTTCAGATCGGCCCGGAGGATGAGGCCTTTGTATTGGAACGGGTCCGGGAAATCGATGGGGAAAAGATCATAATTGATAAGGATTATTTTTCAAGGAAAGTCGTGGAGAATCTGCCTTTGCGCGCTGCCCAGGATTCTGTTTATGAATATTTAGAGAATGAACAAGGGCTTAAAATCGGCTTTGCCATGAAGGAGATCACGGTCCATACAGCAACGGATGAGGATTACCGGCTCCTTGATATGGGACGTTATGATATGGTGGTGGTTGTGAAGAGTTATACGTATCTGGAGGACTCTACCTTGTTCCAGTACACGGAATCGCGACACAGGCCGGACAAGTTTAAGTTTGTGGATTTTGCCCGCCGGAAGCTTTAA
- the treP gene encoding PTS system trehalose-specific EIIBC component encodes MGKYESDARKLLEYVGGKENIGAVTHCMTRMRFALVDPEKADTKLIEALSSVKGTFTQAGQFQVIIGNDVQSFYNDFVSVSGVEGVSKDEVKKEAKGNLNLLQRAVADIAEIFAPLIPAIIVGGLILGFRNIIGEINLMNGGTQTLIQVSQFWAGVHSFLWLLGEAIFHFLPVGITWSVTRKMGTTQILGIVLGLTLVSPQLLNAYAMASGAEVPVWDFGFVKMEMIGYQAQVIPAILAGFVLVYLERFFKKITPQAISMIVVPFCSLLLAVIAAHAVVGPIGWTIGSWISKVVYAGLTSSFRWLFATLFGFVYAPLVITGLHHMTNAIDLQLMAEFGGTMLWPMIALSNIAQGSAVLGMMYLQKKDEEAKQISIPACISCYLGVTEPAMFGVNLKRGFPFLSAMIGSAIAATVSVGMNVMANSIGVGGIPGILSIQPQYMGIFGLCMLIAIAVPFTLTVMVGKKKGIV; translated from the coding sequence ATGGGTAAGTATGAGAGCGATGCCAGGAAACTGTTAGAGTATGTGGGGGGAAAAGAAAATATAGGTGCAGTGACCCACTGTATGACGAGAATGCGTTTTGCCCTGGTTGATCCGGAAAAAGCGGATACCAAGCTGATTGAAGCACTTTCAAGTGTCAAAGGTACCTTTACACAAGCCGGACAGTTTCAGGTAATCATTGGAAATGATGTACAGTCCTTTTACAATGACTTTGTATCCGTATCCGGCGTGGAAGGAGTATCCAAGGACGAAGTAAAGAAAGAGGCGAAAGGGAATTTAAACCTTTTGCAGCGGGCGGTGGCGGATATCGCAGAGATTTTTGCTCCATTGATTCCGGCGATCATCGTAGGCGGTCTGATTCTTGGCTTCCGTAACATCATAGGAGAGATCAATCTTATGAATGGGGGGACCCAGACTCTCATTCAGGTGTCACAGTTCTGGGCAGGTGTTCATAGCTTTCTCTGGCTCCTTGGCGAGGCGATCTTCCATTTCCTGCCAGTAGGAATCACCTGGTCTGTTACAAGAAAAATGGGAACCACCCAGATCCTTGGAATTGTTCTGGGGCTTACCCTTGTATCTCCTCAGCTGTTAAATGCCTATGCCATGGCATCAGGCGCTGAGGTTCCGGTCTGGGACTTTGGATTTGTGAAAATGGAGATGATCGGCTACCAGGCTCAAGTCATTCCGGCCATTTTAGCTGGCTTTGTATTGGTCTATCTGGAGAGGTTCTTTAAGAAAATTACGCCTCAGGCGATCTCTATGATCGTGGTTCCATTCTGTTCCCTTCTTCTTGCGGTAATCGCTGCACACGCAGTGGTAGGCCCGATTGGCTGGACGATTGGATCCTGGATTTCAAAAGTGGTTTATGCAGGACTCACCTCCAGCTTCCGCTGGCTCTTTGCAACCTTATTTGGCTTTGTCTATGCTCCGCTTGTTATTACCGGCCTTCATCATATGACCAATGCCATTGACTTGCAGCTCATGGCAGAGTTTGGAGGAACGATGCTGTGGCCTATGATCGCTTTATCCAATATTGCACAGGGTTCAGCAGTTCTTGGCATGATGTACCTCCAGAAAAAGGATGAGGAAGCAAAGCAGATTTCCATTCCTGCCTGCATTTCCTGCTATCTGGGAGTAACGGAGCCGGCGATGTTCGGTGTGAATTTAAAGAGGGGATTTCCGTTCCTTTCTGCCATGATCGGTTCCGCCATAGCTGCAACGGTTTCCGTGGGAATGAATGTTATGGCAAATTCCATCGGTGTGGGCGGTATTCCAGGTATCCTGTCTATCCAGCCTCAGTATATGGGAATCTTCGGTTTGTGCATGCTCATTGCCATTGCAGTGCCCTTTACACTGACAGTTATGGTCGGAAAAAAGAAAGGAATTGTATAA
- the treC gene encoding alpha,alpha-phosphotrehalase — MESFKKSCVYQIYPKSFRDSNGDGIGDLKGVMEKLDYLKTLGVDCLWLTPFFLSPQNDNGYDIQDYCRIDPLFGTMEDLDRLTAKAGELGMGLMFDMVFNHTSTSHEWFQKALNGDKKFQDYYFFKEGAPGNPPTNWQSKFGGSAWEYSEEVGKYYLHLFDKTQADLNWENPMVREEIKKVIRFWKEKGIRGFRFDVINLVSKPSAWEDDEEGDGRRFYTDGPRIHEYLREIVVDTGLDADDIITVGEMSSTTIDHCIRYTNPDEKQFKMCFNFHHLKVDYKDGDKWSLMPFDFNKLKKIFHTWQTSMDEENGWNAVFWCNHDQPRAVSRFGDDGIYRKRTAKMLATVIHGMRGTPYIYQGEEIGMTNANFTHISQYRDVESLHYFEILKEQGRKEEEIYRVLRERSRDNSRTPMQWEAGEQAGFTTGTPWIGVNENCEEINVKESLADPDSVFCYYQKLIELRKRCNVISEGSYEPVPLKQEGIFAYQRSWQKEKLLVFANFTGKDQEIEGREALDNWEILLSNYNAPKINGKKFVLAPFGTVMLYSC; from the coding sequence ATGGAGAGCTTTAAGAAATCATGTGTTTATCAGATCTATCCCAAATCCTTCCGGGACAGCAACGGTGACGGGATCGGAGATTTAAAGGGAGTGATGGAAAAACTGGATTACTTAAAAACGCTGGGAGTGGATTGCCTCTGGCTGACCCCGTTTTTCCTGTCTCCTCAGAATGACAATGGGTATGATATCCAGGATTACTGCCGGATCGATCCTCTGTTTGGGACTATGGAAGATCTGGACCGGCTGACCGCAAAGGCCGGAGAGCTGGGTATGGGGCTGATGTTTGATATGGTTTTTAACCATACCTCCACAAGTCATGAATGGTTTCAAAAGGCTCTTAACGGCGATAAGAAATTCCAGGATTACTATTTCTTTAAGGAAGGAGCTCCGGGTAATCCGCCGACCAACTGGCAGTCAAAGTTTGGCGGCAGTGCATGGGAATATTCAGAGGAAGTCGGGAAATATTATCTTCATTTGTTTGATAAGACCCAGGCAGACTTAAACTGGGAGAATCCCATGGTACGGGAAGAGATAAAAAAGGTGATCCGGTTCTGGAAGGAAAAAGGGATCAGGGGATTCCGGTTTGATGTGATTAATCTGGTTTCAAAGCCTTCTGCCTGGGAGGATGATGAGGAGGGAGACGGCCGCCGGTTTTATACCGACGGCCCCCGGATTCATGAGTATCTGAGGGAAATCGTGGTGGATACAGGGTTAGATGCCGATGATATCATTACGGTTGGAGAGATGTCCTCTACTACCATTGACCACTGCATCCGATATACCAATCCCGATGAAAAGCAGTTTAAGATGTGTTTTAATTTTCATCATTTAAAGGTGGATTATAAGGACGGAGATAAATGGTCTTTAATGCCCTTTGATTTCAATAAACTGAAAAAGATTTTCCACACATGGCAGACTTCCATGGACGAAGAGAACGGTTGGAATGCGGTGTTCTGGTGCAATCATGACCAGCCAAGGGCCGTGTCCAGGTTTGGCGATGATGGAATATACAGAAAGCGTACCGCAAAGATGCTGGCTACTGTCATACACGGAATGCGGGGCACGCCCTATATTTACCAGGGAGAGGAAATCGGCATGACCAATGCAAATTTCACCCACATTTCCCAGTACCGTGATGTGGAAAGCCTTCATTACTTTGAAATATTGAAAGAACAGGGAAGAAAAGAAGAAGAAATTTACCGGGTATTAAGAGAGCGGTCCAGAGATAACAGCAGGACCCCTATGCAATGGGAGGCAGGAGAACAGGCTGGATTTACCACAGGCACCCCATGGATCGGCGTCAATGAAAATTGTGAGGAGATCAATGTGAAGGAGAGCCTGGCTGATCCTGATTCAGTCTTTTGTTATTATCAGAAGCTGATTGAACTGAGGAAACGCTGCAACGTGATCAGTGAAGGAAGCTATGAGCCGGTTCCGCTTAAGCAGGAAGGGATTTTTGCCTATCAGAGAAGCTGGCAGAAAGAAAAACTGCTGGTCTTTGCAAATTTCACCGGAAAGGACCAGGAGATAGAAGGAAGGGAAGCCTTGGACAACTGGGAGATCCTGTTATCCAATTACAACGCTCCAAAGATCAATGGGAAAAAGTTTGTACTGGCCCCCTTTGGCACAGTCATGCTGTATTCCTGTTAA
- a CDS encoding manganese efflux pump MntP — MSLLELFIIAVALSMDAFAVSICKGLCMPKMSWNNAVTAGLYFGGFQSGMPLLGYLLGSQFKEAITSFDHWIAFILLGAIGISMIKESFSKETEECEVSPMSPQNMIPLAIATSIDALAVGVTFAFLQVQIVPAVSFIGATTFTLSVLGVKVGNVFGTRYKSKAEFAGGLILILMGFKILVQHLLEH, encoded by the coding sequence ATGTCATTACTTGAATTGTTCATCATCGCGGTAGCCTTATCCATGGATGCCTTTGCCGTATCCATCTGCAAAGGATTATGCATGCCAAAGATGAGCTGGAACAATGCAGTCACCGCAGGCCTGTATTTCGGGGGATTCCAATCCGGAATGCCGCTTTTGGGCTACCTGCTGGGATCGCAGTTTAAGGAGGCCATCACTTCCTTTGACCACTGGATCGCTTTTATTTTGCTTGGAGCCATTGGCATCAGCATGATAAAGGAATCCTTTAGCAAAGAAACGGAAGAATGTGAGGTTTCCCCCATGTCTCCCCAAAACATGATCCCTCTGGCGATAGCAACCAGCATTGATGCTCTGGCTGTGGGGGTTACTTTTGCATTCCTCCAGGTACAGATCGTTCCAGCTGTTTCCTTTATCGGAGCTACCACCTTTACCCTGTCTGTCCTGGGAGTTAAAGTAGGAAATGTTTTTGGAACACGCTATAAATCAAAAGCAGAATTTGCCGGCGGACTGATCCTGATCCTTATGGGATTTAAAATTCTGGTGCAGCATTTGTTGGAGCATTAA
- a CDS encoding NYN domain-containing protein: MSSEYLLIDGYNIIFAWPELKELAETNLDSARTKLQDILCNYQGYKKCNVILVFDGYKVKGNPGTVIKYHNIHVIFTKEAETADQYIEKVSQQIGRQYQVRVATSDKLEQIIILGTGSTRLSARDLKKEIEETNSEIKKEHLERIPSKKNRLFDNVDPELFEYLEKIRLNKKD, encoded by the coding sequence ATGAGTTCCGAATATCTTTTAATAGACGGCTACAACATCATATTTGCCTGGCCTGAACTAAAGGAACTGGCGGAGACCAATTTGGACTCCGCCAGAACGAAACTTCAGGATATTCTATGCAATTACCAGGGTTATAAAAAATGCAATGTCATCTTGGTTTTTGACGGCTACAAGGTCAAGGGAAACCCAGGCACAGTTATAAAATACCACAACATTCATGTGATTTTTACCAAGGAAGCGGAAACCGCAGACCAGTACATCGAAAAGGTCTCCCAACAGATCGGCAGGCAGTATCAGGTGCGGGTAGCCACCTCGGACAAGTTAGAGCAGATCATCATCCTGGGAACAGGCAGCACACGCCTCTCCGCCAGGGATTTAAAAAAAGAAATCGAAGAGACGAATTCTGAGATTAAGAAGGAACATCTGGAGCGAATTCCATCAAAGAAAAACCGCCTCTTCGACAACGTAGACCCGGAGCTTTTTGAATATCTGGAGAAAATACGGCTGAATAAAAAGGATTAA
- a CDS encoding MATE family efflux transporter → MSETLDAIRPEENKMGTMPVNKLLLTMSLPMVISMLIQALYNVVDSIFVAQISETALTAVSLAFPIQNLIIAIAVGTGVGVNALLSRSLGEKNPEKANLAAVNGIFIFILSYLVSALFGIFFSRFYFTVQTGNEEIINQGTIYLSICTIFSFGVYLQIAFERIMQSTGRTIYNMITQGLGAIINIILDPILIFGLFGFPRLGIAGAAIATIIGQIIAMMLLLYFNLTRNPDVNLNMRGFRPHKETIIDIYKVGLPSIIMQSIGSVMTFGVNKILLMFSETAVSVFGIFFKLQSFIFMPVFGLNNGMVPIVAYNWGAKNKDRIMKTIRSSVIGSVSIMFLGVIIFQVFPKQLLLLFDASEHMISIGVPALRIISLGFLFAGYSIIIGSVFQALGNGIYSLIVSVARQLVCILPIAYIFANVFGLNAIWFAFPLAEIMSLVLTTILFKRIYENCIKKL, encoded by the coding sequence ATGTCTGAAACATTGGATGCTATAAGACCTGAAGAAAATAAGATGGGAACCATGCCAGTAAACAAACTTTTACTGACCATGTCACTTCCCATGGTTATTTCCATGTTGATACAGGCACTTTATAACGTAGTCGACAGTATTTTCGTCGCACAGATCAGTGAAACAGCTCTTACCGCAGTTTCCCTTGCATTTCCCATACAAAATTTAATCATCGCCATCGCCGTAGGAACCGGTGTGGGAGTCAATGCTCTCCTTTCCCGCTCCCTGGGGGAAAAGAATCCGGAAAAGGCAAATCTGGCCGCAGTCAATGGAATATTTATTTTTATTCTCAGCTATCTTGTCTCCGCCCTGTTTGGAATTTTCTTTTCCCGGTTTTATTTTACAGTACAGACAGGCAATGAGGAGATCATTAACCAGGGAACCATTTATCTTTCCATCTGCACCATCTTTTCCTTTGGCGTTTATCTGCAAATTGCTTTTGAACGGATCATGCAGTCCACCGGACGCACCATCTATAATATGATCACCCAGGGACTGGGAGCCATTATCAATATCATTCTGGATCCAATTCTCATTTTCGGGCTCTTTGGATTTCCACGCCTTGGCATTGCCGGAGCCGCTATTGCAACCATCATCGGCCAGATCATTGCCATGATGCTCCTGCTGTATTTTAATTTAACCAGGAATCCTGATGTAAATTTGAACATGCGTGGTTTTCGCCCGCATAAAGAAACGATCATTGATATTTATAAGGTAGGACTTCCCTCCATTATCATGCAGTCCATCGGTTCTGTCATGACCTTTGGTGTGAACAAGATCCTTCTTATGTTCTCCGAAACCGCAGTATCCGTATTCGGCATTTTCTTTAAGCTGCAAAGCTTCATCTTTATGCCCGTATTCGGACTCAATAATGGTATGGTACCCATTGTCGCCTATAACTGGGGGGCAAAAAACAAGGACCGTATCATGAAAACCATACGCTCCAGCGTCATAGGATCTGTCTCCATCATGTTCCTGGGAGTTATCATTTTCCAGGTGTTTCCAAAGCAGCTTTTGCTCCTGTTCGATGCCTCAGAGCACATGATTTCTATCGGGGTTCCTGCTCTTCGCATCATCAGCTTAGGGTTCCTCTTTGCCGGCTACAGCATCATTATCGGTTCTGTTTTTCAGGCTCTTGGGAACGGCATCTATAGCCTGATCGTGTCTGTCGCCAGGCAGCTTGTTTGTATTTTGCCAATTGCATATATTTTCGCGAACGTCTTCGGTCTTAATGCAATCTGGTTTGCATTCCCTCTGGCTGAAATCATGTCTCTGGTTTTAACCACCATACTGTTTAAACGAATTTATGAAAACTGCATCAAGAAACTATAG
- the aspS gene encoding aspartate--tRNA(Asn) ligase, with product MEFISGVKEKETVPVDRIKSGGYEGRTVKMEGSVHTIRDMGEVAFVILRKAEGLVQCVYEEGKTDFDLSLLKEESAVRVTGIVTKEERAPHGFEIRLLKIDLLSQPSEALPVAISKWKLNTSLETKLTLRPITLRNPMERAKFRLQEGIVRGFRDFLHSQGFTEIRTPKIVARGAEGGSNVFKLDYFNKKAELGQSPQFYKQTMVGVYDRVFEVAPVFRAEKHNTTRHLNEYTSMDFEMGYIESYEEIMEMETAMLQYTFGLLCEEYEAELNMLKVTLPDVTNIPTVRFAEAKELVAGKYNRKIRNPYDLEPEEEVLIGRYFKEEYGSDFVFVTHYPSKKRPFYAMDDPADPKFTLSFDLLFKGLEVTTGGQRIHDYAAILRKMEARGMNPEDISSYLMIFQYGMPPHGGLGIGLERLTMRLLDEGNIRETTLFPRDVTRLEP from the coding sequence ATGGAATTTATCAGTGGTGTTAAAGAAAAGGAGACGGTCCCTGTGGACCGCATTAAATCCGGCGGTTATGAAGGCCGGACCGTAAAAATGGAAGGAAGCGTCCATACCATAAGGGATATGGGAGAGGTTGCTTTCGTGATCCTTCGGAAAGCAGAAGGACTGGTACAGTGCGTGTACGAGGAAGGGAAAACGGATTTTGACTTAAGCCTTTTAAAAGAAGAGTCAGCGGTCAGGGTCACTGGAATCGTAACGAAGGAAGAGAGGGCTCCCCATGGGTTTGAGATCCGTCTTTTGAAGATTGACTTATTGTCCCAGCCGTCAGAGGCCCTTCCTGTGGCAATCAGCAAGTGGAAATTAAACACTTCCCTGGAGACAAAGCTTACGCTGCGCCCCATTACCCTTCGCAATCCCATGGAGAGGGCAAAGTTCCGTCTTCAGGAAGGAATTGTAAGAGGCTTTCGGGACTTCCTTCACAGCCAGGGTTTTACGGAGATCCGTACACCAAAGATCGTAGCCCGCGGAGCAGAAGGCGGCTCCAACGTATTTAAACTGGATTACTTTAATAAAAAAGCAGAACTGGGCCAAAGCCCCCAGTTTTATAAGCAGACCATGGTAGGCGTATACGACCGGGTATTTGAGGTCGCTCCCGTCTTCCGTGCGGAAAAGCATAATACAACAAGACATTTAAATGAATATACCAGCATGGACTTTGAAATGGGATACATTGAAAGCTATGAGGAGATCATGGAAATGGAGACAGCTATGCTCCAATATACCTTTGGACTTCTTTGCGAGGAATATGAAGCAGAGCTTAACATGCTTAAGGTCACACTTCCCGATGTAACCAATATCCCTACGGTCCGTTTTGCAGAAGCAAAGGAGCTGGTTGCCGGGAAATATAACCGTAAAATCAGAAACCCTTATGACCTGGAACCGGAGGAGGAGGTGCTTATCGGCCGGTACTTTAAGGAAGAGTATGGCAGCGATTTCGTATTTGTTACCCATTATCCATCAAAGAAGCGTCCTTTCTATGCCATGGACGATCCGGCAGACCCTAAGTTTACCTTAAGCTTTGATTTATTGTTCAAGGGACTGGAAGTGACTACCGGAGGCCAGAGAATCCATGATTATGCAGCGATCCTCAGGAAAATGGAGGCCAGAGGCATGAATCCGGAGGATATTTCTTCCTATTTAATGATATTCCAATATGGTATGCCGCCTCACGGAGGCCTTGGAATCGGCCTGGAACGCCTTACCATGCGTCTTCTTGACGAAGGGAATATAAGGGAAACCACCCTATTTCCAAGAGATGTAACGAGACTGGAGCCATAA
- the gatC gene encoding Asp-tRNA(Asn)/Glu-tRNA(Gln) amidotransferase subunit GatC, translated as MAHMIDDATIEYVGILAQLELDQTEREAAKNDMGRMLDYIDKINELNTDGVEPMSHVFPVHNVFREDVVENGDDRENILKNAPESKDGAFKVPKTVE; from the coding sequence ATGGCACACATGATCGATGATGCTACAATCGAATACGTTGGAATCCTGGCACAGCTTGAACTTGACCAGACGGAAAGGGAAGCGGCAAAGAATGATATGGGCCGTATGCTGGATTATATTGATAAAATAAACGAACTGAATACCGATGGCGTGGAACCCATGTCCCATGTATTCCCGGTACACAACGTTTTCCGTGAGGATGTGGTGGAAAACGGTGACGACAGAGAGAACATCTTAAAAAATGCTCCGGAAAGTAAGGATGGAGCTTTTAAGGTGCCAAAAACAGTGGAATAG